Proteins co-encoded in one Arachis stenosperma cultivar V10309 chromosome 7, arast.V10309.gnm1.PFL2, whole genome shotgun sequence genomic window:
- the LOC130942131 gene encoding probable glucan 1,3-beta-glucosidase A, producing MSICLNLRTLLLNFVITLTMLSLSHEARQNLDSPVRAVSLGGWLVTEGWIKPSLFDGIPNKDFLDGTGLQFKSVTTGKYLCAESGGGTILVANRSAASGWETFRLWRLNETTFRFRVFNKQFVGLDGINVVAITNISTDSLTFNIVKESNKSNRVRIKTTSGSYLQAKSEVMVSADISKVSGWRDDDPTVFQLTIGGRLQGEFQVTNGYGPLKAPQVMKDHWNSFIVENDLKMIASKGINALRIPVGWWIASDPTPPSPYVAGSLHALDNAFFWAQKYGLKIIIDLHAAPGSQNGYEHSSSRDTSQEWGKTDENIQQTVNVIEFLAARYAKSPSLYAVELINEPLSPGATLEALNKYYKAGYEAVRKHSKTAYVVLSNRLASSDPREFFPVASGLMKTVIDVHYYSLYESKFDNLTVQQNIDFIQTNRSSDLTFVTTSNGPLTFVGEWVSEWKVNGATKEDYQRFAKAQLDVYGRATFGWSYWTLKNVNNHWSLEWMINNGYIKL from the exons ATGAGTATCTGTCTCAACCTCAGAACATTGCTTCTTAACTTTGTTATTACCTTGACAATGCTTTCTCTATCTCATGAAGCAAGACAAAATCTCGATTCCCCTGTGAGAGCAGTTAGTCTTGGTGGTTGGCTCGTTACTGAAGGTTGGATCAAACCTTCTCTCTTCGATGGAATTCCAAACAAGGATTTCTTG GATGGAACTGGTCTTCAGTTCAAGTCTGTGACAACAGGGAAGTATCTGTGTGCAGAGTCCGGAGGAGGAACGATCCTAGTTGCAAACCGCAGTGCCGCTTCGGGCTGGGAAACATTCAGG TTATGGAGGCTGAACGAGACCACTTTCAGATTCAGGGTGTTCAACAAGCAGTTTGTGGGATTAGATGGGATCAACGTTGTAGCTATTACCAATATTTCAACTGATTCTTTAACTTTCAATATTGTTAAGGAAAGTAATAAATCTAACCGCGTTCGAATCAAAACAACTAGTGGTAGCTATTTGCAG GCAAAGTCGGAGGTGATGGTGAGTGCAGACATTTCAAAGGTAAGCGGATGGAGAGACGATGACCCAACAGTTTTCCAACTCACAATTGGTGGAAGGTTGCAAGGTGAGTTCCAGGTCACCAATGGTTATGGCCCACTCAAGGCTCCCCAAGTCATGAAG GACCACTGGAACAGTTTCATTGTTGAAAATGATTTGAAGATGATAGCGAGTAAGGGAATAAATGCACTTAGAATTCCTGTTGGATGGTGGATAGCAAGTGATCCAACTCCACCCTCCCCTTATGTTGCTGGTTCCTTGCATGCTCTAGATAATGCCTTCTTCTGGGCTCA GAAATATGGGTTGAAAATTATCATTGATCTTCACGCTGCACCTGGTTCCCAAAATGGGTATGAGCATAGCTCCTCCAGAGACACTTCTCAAGAATGGGGGAAAACAGATGAGAACATCCAACAAACCGTTAATGTTATAGAGTTCTTAGCTGCAAG GTACGCAAAAAGCCCAAGCCTGTATGCGGTTGAGCTGATAAACGAGCCTCTATCACCAGGTGCCACCTTAGAGGCTTTGAACAAGTACTACAAAGCTGGGTATGAAGCAGTGCGCAAACACTCAAAAACAGCTTATGTTGTTTTGTCAAATAGGTTAGCGTCCTCGGACCCAAGGGAATTCTTCCCTGTTGCCAGTGGCCTCATGAAAACAGTGATTGATGTCCACTACTACAGCCTCTATGAATCCAAATTTGACAACTTAACCGTCCAACAGAACATTGATTTCATCCAAACAAACCGCTCTTCGGACTTGACTTTTGTTACAACCTCAAATGGCCCTCTTACTTTTGTCG GTGAATGGGTTTCTGAATGGAAAGTTAATGGAGCTacgaaagaggattaccaaagATTTGCAAAAGCCCAATTAGATGTTTATGGAAGAGCAACGTTTGGATGGTCTTATTGGACCTTAAAGAACGTCAACAACCATTGGAGTTTGGAATGGATGATCAACAATGGTTACATTAAGCTATAA